The following DNA comes from Syngnathoides biaculeatus isolate LvHL_M chromosome 18, ASM1980259v1, whole genome shotgun sequence.
GATCCATGTTTGAGAGTTCTAGGAGatgtcatgtttgtttttctagTCATGAAAGTTAGTTTCCTTTGATTTTTAGGCCCCACTCACGATGCAGAGAAGGACATAATTGCACTCTGTCAACTCTGGCTggactccaaagattttgtggTCAAGGTATTATTACAAATCTACTTGCAGACTCCGATTGAAATACACATCTGTATCTGTGTTTGTCACCCACAGACTGAAAGTGAAGAACTAACTGAGTTAACAACCCCCATGCCACGAGTGTAAGACTCCGTTTTTACAAATCTAAAAATGACTTGTCTTTACTTATCATTGATTCGATGCTTAAATATCTTTTAACAGTTCCACCGATTATGTGGTGAGACCCAGCACAGGAGATGAGAGACAACTGTTCCAAATTCAGGTTTATTATCTCATTTGTTtgactgtttttgtttatgtttacaAAATGCCCCAGTGtcaatcattttcttttgtcatgtTGATCAGGAGCAGCAGAGATACAACCAACCCCACAAAGCCTTCACATTCCGCATGCACGGTTTTGAATCGGTGGTGGGGCCTGTCAAGGGAGTGTTTGATAAGGAAATGTCCCTCAATAAAGCCCGGGAGCATACGCTGCTGCGCTCCAACCGCCCCCCATATGTTACCATCCTCTCTTTGGGTTCGAGCGTTTCTTCATTGGTGCTTCACTTGTGTGTGCAAAGGAAACCCGAAGCTTAGAAGCTTTCCTTTTCTCTCCTCTTAGTGCGGGACGCAGCAGCCAGGCTACCCAATGGAGAGGGAACTCGGGCAGAGATCTGTGAACTGCTGAAGGACTCACAGTTTCTGGCCCCCCATGTCACAAGTGCACAGGTTCAGAGGCACTTTCTCCCTTAAAAACTCGCTCACCACTTTTCAAATCATGGCATCTTTGTGATAAATATATGTTTGTCTTGTCCCGAGGTCAACACGGTTGTCAGCGGGGCTCTGGATCGACTCCACTACGAGAAGGACCCCTGTGTGAAGTATGATATTGGGCGCAAACTGTGGATTTACCTGCACCGCAGCCGCAGTCAGGAAGAGTTTGGTGAGCAACAATGTCGATGAAATAAAGCAGTTAGACATGAGGTGTGAGTCctgccttcatttttttttttttttttttttactaatgttttttttccacccaatcCCATCCAGAGAGGATCCACCAGGCTCAAGCGGCTGCCGCAAAAGCAAGAAAAGCACTTCAGCAGAAGCCAAAACCTGCATCCAAACCTGTGAGGCAACTATGTTGTCATATACTTAGTTACATTTGCAGTACTTTGTCTTGCTGCTGTGGAATTAATGGAAAGACCCGCAAATCTCTATTTTATTTCCTTAGAAATCTGGCTGCAAAGAAGGAGGGGGTAAAACAGCTGGCTTTTTGGAAACAGGGCAGGATATAGGTTCCAATCCCATGTCACCAACACATTCTACACCTACCCCAAACACTCCTGTCACCCCAAAGTCACCCTTGCCTTGCACAGTTACTACACCAACTAAGACCACAGTGCCTGACGCAACCAAATCCAACTCAGggtgtgtttcatttttttttttttttttttccacagttgtGTAACATCCACTTTGCTTGACGTCACCTGTGTCTCTTGCAGCGTTCTCTTGGTGTCTCCCCCATCCTTGCCCCAGCTGGGCTCCCTCTTACCCGCCAGTCAGGCCGGTCCAGCCACACCGCAGCCCGTTACTTCCCAGCACGCGGCTCGGATAGTGAGTCACCTGGCGGCCGGCTCCCTCCCTCAGGTGCGGGTTGTCTCCACTCAGCCTGGACTGGGTTCTCCATCAGGAAGTCAGCAAGCCACTTTGGTCCATCAAAGCCCTCATCAGATCAGAATGCCAGTGTCTGTGGCAACCAAGAGCATCTCACAGGTGAAAGGATAAATGATATTGATGTTAAGTAGAGGTGTAATGAATTATTTAGTTTGAGAGGCCAGCTTGCTGCGCAGAGACCGATGCAGTTGGATTTAGAGAATGTAAATTGATGCATCAATGTAGGGAATGAATCGTTACACACCAAATGATAAGAACTAATGTGTCTAAAATGATGTCATTACCTCCTTTTTGGTGTATTGTGTCCAAAACAGGCAGTGGTTTCTGTGCCTTTGAGGAGCCAGTCTGGGAGTCCAGTGCAGGTGCCAAACAGTGTGTCAGTCTCCACGGTAACCATGCCTAAGCCTCAGACTGTGTCGCCCGGCAGCCCGGCCAGCGTTCCCACATCGGCGTCAGCTGTGGTGCAAGGAGTTGCCaaccaaaacatcaaacaggTAAACCATGGGTCACGTTATCCTGATTGGCACGTTAGGCTTTATGCGAactggatttttggggccgatcattAGTTTTAAAAACGATAACTGATCTACGGACCGATCACAAGATAGAGCATTTTGTCCATTTAAATGACCAGTTCATTAACTGCATATGCTTGTGTACGTAATTGctccaaaacatatttatttataacgaataatgtatctttgttcatctattgatggcagtgaggcatagtgacaggaCAAACGAATGGTCTtcaattagatggcaggaagtacgtACACAGagtaattaatgtatctactttttgtgacattttttctatgttggtgtgccatgggattgttttaaattgcaaaatatgtgccttggttccTTAAAGGTTGGATGTCACTTCTCTAGTCAGGTCACGTATTCTAACCAGTCTGGTCATAACAACATtataacatgacagaaataatgggtgctaacttactgaaatgaaatgacttTGTTGAAATTAAAATACTTCACCCACACCAAAATAAGCGTGATTTGACATAACGTACGGATATTTACGCACAAccattagtgctagcactagctagcgaggctacataacgttttgtGGCCTGCTTGTGTGCTGTATTATATTAAAAGTATATGAACGtatatacctcaagcaagccttgaaTCAAAGACTTCTCCAGAGCAGCGATCACCAACACAcgttttcccccattttcttgTTATAATACAGTCAGCGTGATCCACTCTTGTCATCGCCACAGTAGGAAGTGCATCCGATCGCATcagagttgacaagataaaccCCATTGATCATGCAGCATgggatgcttatcctcacaaggatcacaagtgtgctggagcctattccagctaacagCGAGTAAATGGCAGGCTACCctttgaactggtcgctagtcataTGACTTTGAATTGGTTGatgaattaaacttttttttttttttttttttttgggagggagcctgaattaatgcaacaaatacATGACTTTTGATATTGTACATGCTTGGCAGGCCATATTAGAGACCGAAGCAAACTGTAAGTTTTATTCTATTTTCCCTGCAAAGGTGTCCCTCACAGGCCAGTTAGGAGTGAAGACCCCACTTACCGCCACAAACCTCCGCTTCCAGGGTAAAGATGTCTTGCGTCTACCATCCTCCTCCATCACCACAGACGCCAAAGGCCAGACTATACTGCGGATTACACCAGACATGATGGCCACGCTCACCAAATCTCCCGTGGCAACAGTCAAACTCACTCCCGACTTCCTGGGCTCGGCCGGCGGTACCAAGAGCATATCGGCCACTCTCCACGTCACACCCCCTCACGCTTCCGTCTCTGCCGCTACGTCCTGCACAGGGGAGGTACCCGCCACCAAAACTGCGCCCATCACTTCCACCCTGCTGAAGGCTGCGGGAGACACGGCCATACGCCTGATGCCCACTATGGCCGTCACCGTGGCCGACCAGAAATCTCGGACCTTCTCTACCGTCACCTCCCCGGAGAAAAGCGGTACCACGATCCGTATCATGCCAGGCCTCGGGGTAATGCCGCAGAAGCAAGGGCAGACCATCACGATGTCATCTGCCGGCGGCAGCAAGCCCCAAGCGGTGTCCACCAGCGCCAACGTCATGACCATGGCCGCCAGTGTGGTGGCTGGCGCGAAGGGCATCACGGCGGCGGGTCCGGGAACCTCGTCTTCTCCTCTGAAACTGGGAACAGCCACGGCAACAATGCGCCAGGTGGCTGGCCCCGTGGTCAACACACAGACGGTAAGATAATTAAGTGCTATATGAATGAATTGTCATCATATGAAAGACCATGAAATTGGAGAGCCTCTCCCGAGTCATGAAAGCAaggtaaaaatgattaaaactaagaataaaaatacatgtgtaaaatggaatgcataaaaaaaagtatggctCAAGATGCTGAAATCAGCGTGTCTTTGCATTAATAGTGCAGCTAGATGAAAGATGAGAGTTCAGGGTGGTGATGGTTCTCGTACtgccttccagatggcaggaaCTCAGTTAATAAACAGGGCGTGTAGTGTCATTAATAATGTATTGAGCTCTGCTTATATCgatcatatcttttttttttgtttttttcgtcaCTTGTCCACAAAGTTTGTAGCACAAGATAGTTGTTTATACTGTATTGGAATGGATCTAATGGTTGGTAAACACAACAAATCCTCAATATAATCTGTTGCTTTTATTGTATGTTGCTCAAGACCacaaatttcaactttttttgtgtgttttgcctTTGACTCAGGAGTCATAATATCTTGAGAAAGTCAAATAGTTACCGGTGTTGCATGTCGCATTCGATGGGATCTTGGACTGAGCAGCTTGTCATCCTCAACGTTAGCGCGCGCTTGTGCCACGCTGCTGGTCACATGGTTGCACAGCAGCAGTGATAGCATTAGAGGACTTCCCGGCATCCCCAGTGGCACTGTAAATACAGTAGTTTCCTGAGAACCTTGTGTAATATTGGTTAGTTAATTGTTCCTTCCTAGTAGGTGGAGATGTGTGCATTCATTCACCTCATTTTCTTGGTCGATGAGTGTTGTGTTGCAATTGAAGACCTCCCTCTTTGTCACTCACATTGacaagtgtgtgtgtctaaAATGACTCGTTGAAGTAAAGATCTTCTTCATTACAGCCGCAGTTCCTCTTTTTCAGCTGCTCATCCTACAATGTTGCAGCGGCACCTAAGAGGATGTCAGGAATCTCGAATGAGCGATAAATTACTGTTTAAATTCACACATTATACATTACATATATTGGAgttaaagtacagtatatgtttttCCACAACCTTTAGATACCATTATGTTTGTACAATGTGTTTCCTTTTCCTTATACCTATGTTGAATGCTCTGTTGACTtttgacccccaaaaaatgtcacattataCACGGTAATTTTCCATATTTGAAATCAGAGGTGGTAGAAAAAtagtgacaacaaaatatatttggcAATTTAGTCAACAGGGATGCTTATattacctgtaaaaaaaaaaaaaaaaaaaaaaaattcaactgttTAGGTCCTCCCCaaataaaagaacaaatctATTTTGCATGAAACATGATACACTTAATTTGCTGTAGCGGGCCACAAAAAATTATGTGGTGGACtgaatctggcccctgggccttgagtttcacacctgTGATCCATTGTATTGGTGGACCAAAGCGTAAATATACTAGACTCAAAAATGAGTGGTGTGTTTTTCAGATGTTATGTTATCTCAGACAGGTTCCGTCAGTGTATGAGACTTGTACTTCTCAGCTTGACTGCTCAAACCTTTGTTGTCTTCTAGGTTTTTGCTTAACAAAAGCACCTTTTACCATGACTGTTTGTATTCACCACAGTAAATTTAAACAGCAGTGGAAGCCCTCGAAGAAAATCCTAGAAGCAATCGTGTAATTAAATTTTGCCAAGTCATTTGCTCCAGTTTGATCCCGGTTGTGAAACCTGAAACCATCTGGTCTtagatggatgtttgttttgatttctaTCTGTTGCCTAAGCACACAGAAGCCATGGCAACCGTGGTCTCTTTTCACCTTTTCATAGGGGAAGATACCTGCACgcatcacagttcctctctctgTCCTCAACCAACCACTAAAAAGTAAAAGTGTAGTGACCACGCCAATTGTGAAGGGGAGTCTCAACACCAAGTAAGCCTCAACATATGCGCTTTATCCAATATTGACCTGATGGGCTTTGAATGATGTTGTCTTTTGCACGTAGTATCAGCAGCCTGGGAAGGAACATCATCCTGACCACCATGCCTGCGGGCACCAAACTGATCGCTGGGAACAAACCAGTTAGCTTTGTCACAGCGCAACAGTTCCAACAGCTGCAGCAGCAAGGACAGGCCACACAGGTTTGGTACAAGTTTCACCACGAAGCAGACCAGGTGCATTATATAGTCGTAGCAGCACCATATACTGTAATGAACTGATTACATTTCCGCAGCATTCTACATAAAACGCCCTATAATGACAAGAATTCCAAGTTGTAGTTCATTTCCTTATCCGGTGTTAACGCTCATCTTTGGCTTCTTTAGGTTCGCATCCAGACCGTGCAGGCACAGCAGCTCCAGCAGCACATGGCGGCCGCTTCCCCCAAATCGGTCTCCACGGTTGTCGTCACAACAGCGCTTTCGCCAAAATGTCCGCCCGATCTTCCACCCACACCTCCTCAGTGATCTGAGCTCGGCGTCTGAGATGTTTGTGTAATATTGCCGTTTTAGTGCGTACTCTTTTCTGTGTAACTTGAAAGCACACGTTCAGTTATGTTTGACAATgtcaacaaagtttttttttttttcttttctaattaCCTTCCTCAActatatttcattattttcattctCTTTGAGTAAATATGTTAAATTATGAGAACAAAACTGATTATCACTCATTAAAGCTCACAacttaatttgtatttattcgATTTGAATGattggcaagaaaaaaaaggtaaacaccATGgtcttattcatttttttaattcaggttctcatttttaaaatgcaacagAGCAGCCTCATGGTTAGTATGGTCCttccgcattccaaaaacatgaacgcTAGGTTGCTTCAAGACTCTTAATCCGGGAAACTGTTTGTACGGGCAACCTACTTCTGCATTCTgcaaaacaggtccaagcacTTCCTACCGGTGTGGATGAGTGGCAAAGGGGGCTGTGACAAAGCAGCCATTACATATTTCATCATCtaccatgtcttttttttttttcctaatatgaGTACAAGATCTCACCGCagtcacaaaaaatatttgatgcttatgtttcatttgcatttacatCTATCAGGTTTGTATAATCAATTGATATACACGTCTTTAACTTTTGTCCGGAGTCGCCATTCataaaaggaaacattttggcAAGTTCGGCTTTAAACAATCGTCATCAAACCATAGTCGTTAGCGTCCCATACGCAGGAAGTCAGCAATCCTGTTTTCCGGGTGTGGTCACGTGACTTTCTGCATACAGGTGAATAGCTGCTCGTCTTGTAAACCTGCCGCTTGAGCAAAGCCACCTGGGAAAGTTATACATTGCAAATACTTCATTtacaacaaaacataaaattgaACATATTTCAGCCACTACTCCTCGTCTGACTCTTCAAGCAAAGCTTTCTCAGAGTTCTCAGCGGAGACTTTATTTCGCATCATCATCTCGATGTCTCGTGCTCTTCTGGAGAATCTCCTTAATGTGCTTTTGGAACAAACGAAAGAAGTAAAAAGGTGGTTAAACATCCACAAGCAccctttttaaaacaaacagatAATACTACAGTGGAATCTAGCTGTTCGGCACCTGCAGATTCACCTATTTGTGGGGGCGCGGGTGGGGTTTTACCCCctgcaatgttttaaaatgtagattttCTGGGGGCGCGGGTGggtttgaccatttttttggggtaacTCACCCCCTATAAAATGCTTATTGGTGGTTTATCTGCACTCAATTTTGGCAGAGTgtgacccctttttttttttccaggtgggAGCTGGGCCCTGTTGGTGGCTGGGGTTCCCATGCatgcgtgggggtggggggaattggGTGTGGTGGTCCTGTACCTGGGCACCCACCCTTTTGGACTGGTCGGGATGTTTTGTTTGGGCTGGGGGACCTCCCTAGATCACGGGGCAGTTGGTGGTGTTGCCCCTGACTATTCATGGTGTAACATTACTTGTGGTCTAAATCTA
Coding sequences within:
- the nfrkb gene encoding nuclear factor related to kappa-B-binding protein isoform X1: MLCTAEEEHGTSLKLFPLQYQNRGWPQISNSGGQQRERMDVLTHILTDPLEPKEEEDAQITEECMLGNCRVSLPEELLEDPEIFFSVMSESTWTKVLSDSQRQHLSQFLPQFPDNNEAEQGSAIEDLFNNRNFHFGNPLHLAQKLFRDGYFNPEVVKYRQLCAKSQQRRQLYSLQQYYHRLLKQILVSRKELLDFAVHNGLDFPPKKKLHTRSHTELREQKVRRRLRRILKEVKTECGDSNASSDDDDLTLWTPAPQSPSSPTSTVPLRVVPSLSTQDMEISEKIQLGEQDLKAMLQNHREKRKQQPDHPDLMTSDIHLCDILSRANIGRRSALPLSELLLPKKKIKEERRKKKMRTVKVESEDPCESLTSDAAPTPVANIINSMPDTPLTPLAHIKEEILEDPPSNPVVVEELAVSFFNLLETILRTEHLASTSLLEEKVQMWQLSPASSLNAWFSSASCWSDLVLHALQFLAGESKEGVMALPSGFLPFVEFVDETQQWKWIGPTHDAEKDIIALCQLWLDSKDFVVKTESEELTELTTPMPRVSTDYVVRPSTGDERQLFQIQEQQRYNQPHKAFTFRMHGFESVVGPVKGVFDKEMSLNKAREHTLLRSNRPPYVTILSLVRDAAARLPNGEGTRAEICELLKDSQFLAPHVTSAQVNTVVSGALDRLHYEKDPCVKYDIGRKLWIYLHRSRSQEEFERIHQAQAAAAKARKALQQKPKPASKPKSGCKEGGGKTAGFLETGQDIGSNPMSPTHSTPTPNTPVTPKSPLPCTVTTPTKTTVPDATKSNSGVLLVSPPSLPQLGSLLPASQAGPATPQPVTSQHAARIVSHLAAGSLPQVRVVSTQPGLGSPSGSQQATLVHQSPHQIRMPVSVATKSISQAVVSVPLRSQSGSPVQVPNSVSVSTVTMPKPQTVSPGSPASVPTSASAVVQGVANQNIKQVSLTGQLGVKTPLTATNLRFQGKDVLRLPSSSITTDAKGQTILRITPDMMATLTKSPVATVKLTPDFLGSAGGTKSISATLHVTPPHASVSAATSCTGEVPATKTAPITSTLLKAAGDTAIRLMPTMAVTVADQKSRTFSTVTSPEKSGTTIRIMPGLGVMPQKQGQTITMSSAGGSKPQAVSTSANVMTMAASVVAGAKGITAAGPGTSSSPLKLGTATATMRQVAGPVVNTQTGKIPARITVPLSVLNQPLKSKSVVTTPIVKGSLNTNISSLGRNIILTTMPAGTKLIAGNKPVSFVTAQQFQQLQQQGQATQVWYKFHHEADQVRIQTVQAQQLQQHMAAASPKSVSTVVVTTALSPKCPPDLPPTPPQ
- the nfrkb gene encoding nuclear factor related to kappa-B-binding protein isoform X2, encoding MLCTAEEEHGTSLKLFPLQYQNRGWPQISNSGGQQRERMDVLTHILTDPLEPKEEEDAQITEECMLGNCRVSLPEELLEDPEIFFSVMSESTWTKVLSDSQRQHLSQFLPQFPDNNEAEQGSAIEDLFNNRNFHFGNPLHLAQKLFRDGYFNPEVVKYRQLCAKSQQRRQLYSLQQYYHRLLKQILVSRKELLDFAVHNGLDFPPKKKLHTRSHTELREQKVRRRLRRILKEVKTECGDSNASSDDDDLTLWTPAPQSPSSPTSTVPLRVVPSLSTQDMEISEKIQLGEQDLKAMLQNHREKRKQQPDHPDLMTSDIHLCDILSRANIGRRSALPLSELLLPKKKIKEERRKKKMRTVKVESEDPCESLTSDAAPTPVANIINSMPDTPLTPLAHIKEEILEDPPSNPVVVEELAVSFFNLLETILRTEHLASTSLLEEKVQMWQLSPASSLNAWFSSASCWSDLVLHALQFLAGESKEGVMALPSGFLPFVEFVDETQQWKWIGPTHDAEKDIIALCQLWLDSKDFVVKTESEELTELTTPMPRVSTDYVVRPSTGDERQLFQIQEQQRYNQPHKAFTFRMHGFESVVGPVKGVFDKEMSLNKAREHTLLRSNRPPYVTILSLVRDAAARLPNGEGTRAEICELLKDSQFLAPHVTSAQVNTVVSGALDRLHYEKDPCVKYDIGRKLWIYLHRSRSQEEFERIHQAQAAAAKARKALQQKPKPASKPKSGCKEGGGKTAGFLETGQDIGSNPMSPTHSTPTPNTPVTPKSPLPCTVTTPTKTTVPDATKSNSGVLLVSPPSLPQLGSLLPASQAGPATPQPVTSQHAARIVSHLAAGSLPQVRVVSTQPGLGSPSGSQQATLVHQSPHQIRMPVSVATKSISQAVVSVPLRSQSGSPVQVPNSVSVSTVTMPKPQTVSPGSPASVPTSASAVVQGVANQNIKQVSLTGQLGVKTPLTATNLRFQGKDVLRLPSSSITTDAKGQTILRITPDMMATLTKSPVATVKLTPDFLGSAGGTKSISATLHVTPPHASVSAATSCTGEVPATKTAPITSTLLKAAGDTAIRLMPTMAVTVADQKSRTFSTVTSPEKSGTTIRIMPGLGVMPQKQGQTITMSSAGGSKPQAVSTSANVMTMAASVVAGAKGITAAGPGTSSSPLKLGTATATMRQVAGPVVNTQTGKIPARITVPLSVLNQPLKSKSVVTTPIVKGSLNTNISSLGRNIILTTMPAGTKLIAGNKPVSFVTAQQFQQLQQQGQATQVRIQTVQAQQLQQHMAAASPKSVSTVVVTTALSPKCPPDLPPTPPQ